A window of Plasmodium brasilianum strain Bolivian I chromosome 8, whole genome shotgun sequence contains these coding sequences:
- a CDS encoding valine--tRNA ligase, with the protein MKGLLTSLCIIYLCVHFSSTVFLKRKPSNRVKLLHALTTQCNSKRGEGPSVGYSISQVVKGRSQPIYKYRGGKKRKWKKQKEVENMTNNEVEIKANYRECILFFLYGTPYLTDGTSNNIMLPSRSLFFKKSYGKKKKKILLNLNETNLENKKRCTLGVMIKHHQSKSKKITNDILEAIYRIRCTRHNYLLNYNFFKKDPLHLNDDIINTILRRFTISSSFYVDPFLHLYNIDEYENIYNKELINYMYLFRKDRDRKYFEKFNSSHYSNSFILIYPPPNLSGQLHAGHYFNYIYQDILCLFNKHILSKYVIPLYGTDHGGLSAHEMFSKEFKKKDHWSKEEYISEIIKWQENLKQDILKSLQQMNIIVDEKKFYSTMDDRMQMIISRAFKILYKDNLIVKKLYPVYYCEDMNTIIPRFDLQFRKEQKDRYLLKLYIVNDMDYTRSQGLSLDNNSNSDAINRATDIGVTGTTRSVNVSGCNKIDDCNVELDRDHCVEKAGGTTDYMQHNNWRNDPRNVESSRENPNSGTVKFFGKNSYHFNYVSEREGAQREVASKGAERGGRNPPFVSIELESIHDLNRLIAVLYYSSDKEKYQNKYALIPFSNKVAVPLIFCKKKNICICLASDVDDETEDIFIPVFSIKREAYSTILRHNNRLYKVPYNENEMNGNFVYSDEEKQLLKRLEKQNDDSIINFVETKKSSSIFKCAYYKNHKCTLTLAEQWSIKYDKITQLFYENAPNENFTVIPLKYKKYFLYDYINSPEWLLNRQIPYGHPIPLYKYEQVGAPASDSAVRTTATATTTATTTATTTATTTATTTATNTATNTATTATTPTIAATESTTPSIASPTFSTEDVNGNPPTCYVYGTNVDEAYENLVDSNYFKMGIIKKEDLKQEKDVLDSWFSSSLYFLHCLHQSGINIKRLLRHKGCLVDFICTGKDILYPWILRSFILLHYFMKHDHIKEILNVSDVSSVSSVGSESSVGSAEVRERSSGPPPQGYRLSNVIKFHGMLKDNVGKKISKSDENSTYYNKYLENVNVDCLRMCFSFLQKGTEDIIFSDNCIRKSKKFVRKIWNIANFIKKNCSFYLYNNMRNYFLDNNKKIYDFLKEKSICKISNIGIFNLYCNTINSVVHEMKNHNLQKSINIIHNYIMTYFSKFYLNYYAYNDDNNEINTFLIFFIFNGQVKRKKKKFLSCNYDFFKNQNFINVNKNNTEEKYFVQFTQIVNFLRNYKKNGAYNHKSVHIYLKTSGQQIPMEYFKNEEACLHNLFGSNVYFVHDKEALSHPEVRLNKEKERSHKLKGKQILCSSDFFIMLS; encoded by the exons ATGAAAGGGTTATTAACCTCCCTGTGCATTATTTATCTTTGTGTACATTTCAGTTCAAccgtatttttaaaaagaaagcCATCAAATAGAGTGAAATTATTACATGCCCTTACCACACAATGTAACAGTAAGCGTGGGGAAGGTCCAAGTGTAGGCTACTCAATTTCGCAGGTTGTAAAAGGTAGGAGTCAGcctatttataaatataggGGTGGAAAAAAgcgaaaatggaaaaaacaaaaagaagtAGAAAATATGACAAATAATGAAGTAGAGATAAAAGCAAACTACCGCGAGtgtattcttttctttctatATGGCACTCCCTACTTGACAGATGGAACAAGTAACAATATTATGCTTCCCTCCcgttcccttttttttaaaaaatcgtatgggaaaaaaaaaaagaaaattcttttaaatttaaatgaaaccaatttagaaaataaaaaaagatgtaCACTAGGAGTAATGATAAAACATCATCAAAGCAAATCGAAAAAGATAACTAATGATATTCTTGAAGCGATATATAGGATAAGATGTACACgacataattatttgttaaactacaatttttttaaaaaagatcctttacatttaaatgatgatataattaatacAATTCTAAGGAGATTTACAATAAGTTCGAGTTTTTATGTAGATccttttttacatttgtaCAATATTGAcgaatatgaaaatatttacaacaaagaacttataaattatatgtatttgtttaGAAAGGATAGAGATAGAAAGTATTTTGAAAAGTTCAACTCGTCTCATTAttctaattcttttattttaatttatcctCCTCCGAATTTATCAGGACAGTTACATGCTGGTCATTATTTCAATTATATCTACCAGGATATTCTGTGCCTATTCAATAAGCACATCTTATCGAAGTATGTCATTCCCCTTTATG GTACAGATCATGGAGGTCTAAGTGCTCACGAAATGTTTTCAAAAGAATTCAAAAAGAAGGACCACTGGAGTaaagaagaatatataagtgaaataataaaatggcAAGAAAACTTAAAAcaagatattttaaaaagtttacaACAAATGAACATCATTGTTGATGAAAAGAAGTTTTACAGTACAATGGATGATAGGATGCAAATGATTATCAGTAGggcatttaaaattttatataaagacAATTTAAtcgtaaaaaaattgtatccTGTTTATTACTGTGAAGATATGAATACGATAATTCCAAGGTTTGACTTACAATTTAGAAAGGAGCAGAAAGATAGGTACTTGTTGAAGTTGTATATAGTAAATGATATGGACTATACGCGATCACAAGGGTTGTCTTTGGACAACAATTCAAACAGTGATGCCATCAACAGAGCCACTGATATCGGTGTTACGGGTACTACTCGAAGTGTTAACGTTAGTGGCTGTAACAAAATTGACGACTGTAATGTTGAACTTGACAGGGATCACTGCGTGGAAAAAGCAGGCGGGACCACAGACTACATGCAGCATAATAACTGGCGTAATGATCCGCGTAATGTGGAGAGCTCGAGAGAAAATCCTAACTCGGGTactgtaaaattttttggaaAGAATTCGTATCATTTTAATTACGTAAGTGAAAGAGAAGGTGCACAAAGAGAAGTCGCTTCCAAAGGAGCCGAACGAGGTGGAAGAAATCCACCCTTTGTTTCCATCGAGTTGGAATCTATTCATGATTTAAACCGATTAATTGCAGTTTTGTATTATTCTTCAGACAAGGAGAAATaccaaaataaatatgcttTGATTCCTTTTTCCAATAAGGTAGCAGTACCCCTAATTttctgtaaaaaaaaaaatatatgtatctgCCTAGCGAGTGATGTAGATGATGAAACTGAAGACATATTCATACCTGTATTTTCTATAAAGAGGGAAGCATATTCAACTATCTTACGTCACAACAATAGATTATATAAGGTAccatataatgaaaatgaaatgaatggtaattttgtttattcggatgaagaaaaacaattattGAAGAGActagaaaaacaaaatgacgactcaataataaattttgtagAAACAAAGAAGAGTAGTAGTATCTTCAAATGTGCATATTATAAGAATCACAAATGCACATTAACACTTGCAGAACAGTGGAGCATAAAGTATGACAAGATAACTCAACTTTTTTATGAGAATGCACCTAACGAAAACTTCACTGTAATACCTTtgaaatataagaaatactTTTTGTATGATTACATAAACAGTCCGGAGTGGTTACTGAATCGTCAAATTCCATACGGTCATCCCATTCCActgtataaatatgaacaggTAGGGGCACCAGCTAGTGATTCGGCAGTCCGAACCACTGCTACTGCTACCACTACTGCTACCACTACTGCTACCACTACTGCTACCACTACTGCTACCACTACTGCTACCAATACTGCTACCAATACTGCTACCACTGCCACTACCCCAACTATTGCTGCCACTGAAAGTACCACTCCCTCTATTGCTTCCCCTACCTTCAGCACAGAAGACGTAAACGGGAACCCACCCACTTGTTACGTATACGGTACAAATGTGGATGAAGCATATGAAAATTTGGTCGATTCGAATTATTTCAAAATgggaataattaaaaaggaagatCTAAAACAAGAAAAGGACGTTTTGGATAGCTGGTTTTCCTCATCACTATATTTCCTACATTGTTTGCATCAAAGcggaataaatataaaacgcCTGCTTAGACACAAGGGATGCTTAGTTGATTTCATTTGCACGGGAAAAGATATTCTTTACCCGTGGATCCTCAGGAGCTTCATCCTACTGCACTACTTTATGAAGCATGACCACATTAAGGAGATTCTTAATGTTAGCGATGTAAGCAGTGTGAGCAGTGTGGGAAGCGAAAGCAGTGTAGGCAGCGCTGAAGTGCGGGAACGTAGCTCGGGCCCCCCCCCGCAGGGCTACCGCCTTTCCAATGTGATAAAATTTCATGGTATGCTGAAAGACAACGTGGGAAAGAAAATCAGCAAGAGCGACGAGAATTCCACTTATTATAACAAGTACTTggaaaatgtaaatgtagACTGTTTGAGGATGTGTTTTAGTTTTCTTCAAAAAGGAACAGAGGATATTATTTTCTCTGATAACTGTATTCGTAAgagtaaaaaatttgtaaggaaaatatggaatatagccaattttattaaaaaaaattgttctttctatttatataacaatatgagaaattatttcttagataataataaaaaaatatatgattttttaaaggaaaaaagtatatgcaaaatatcaaatataggaatttttaatttatattgtaaTACTATCAATTCGGTAGTacatgaaatgaaaaatcataatttgcaaaaaagtattaacattattcataattatataatgacatatttttcaaaattttatttaaattattatgcatataatgatgataataatgagataaatacttttttaatattttttatttttaatg gtcaggtcaaaagaaaaaaaaaaaaatttctatcTTGTAATTacgatttttttaaaaatcaaaattttattaacgtaaataaaaacaatacgGAGGAAAAATACTTTGTCCAATTTACTCAAATAGTTAATTTTCTTCGTAATTACAAAAAGAACGGTGCATATAACCACAAATcagtgcatatatatttgaagaCAAGTGGACAACAAATTCCCATGGAATACTTCAAGAATGAAGAAGCTTGCTTGCACAACTTGTTCGGCTCGAACGTTTATTTTGTGCACGATAAGGAGGCGCTAAGCCATCCGGAAGTTCGTcttaataaggaaaaagaacGCAGCCATAAGTTAAAGGGGAAACAGATATTGTGCAGTAGcgatttttttataatgttgTCATAA
- a CDS encoding phosphatidylinositol 3- and 4-kinase, with amino-acid sequence MGSSSLPMSQQMYFSTHNALRINEENDVISTLFYEINGNRHISLLIFPFYDVQMLKRLLIKKLNLPGGVKVNDIIIFYKGIKLPNYRIISTYLDNSNRREKKKKKRINKLYWAIKDTNPNSSIRVIDNKSYPSFFENILNDIKLAFKKNISPKLTMDGTGGTYLLFNAKKKVCSVFKPIDEEAFAPCNPRGYEGKMYQEGFRSGVLSGEGASREIAAYILDNNYNNFSNVPCTIMVEACNPYFNNKSKFKYIDNESNLKWKCGSLQEFIDSRESVGNYDFKQFSIRDIHKIAILDIRVMNLDRNDGNILVSPLKSLKDSCNQFLYRNNKCFSTNDEDILKRIVTIDKKPSRYSLIPIDHGLIMPHIMDVAEIDLVPFDDEELEVIFTFDPDRDAEKIRNKLLIREDCIRTMRVCTRLLQIGARMHLNLHEIAKISTRKNIDEESILEHLVRDSIIQAYQMMDCTSLMSTNRLGYILDLAEIKINKKKKVNKTKMSETNDEKVKVGEDSNEQGKNANAQEKSSSFTAQMKYVYPDNNSNNSNNNCSSSNNMKECICTSVSFKDVREELPSEEDSFSKDKLLTMVCSDVDVSRSDDTNGQTITTVAISTATGAITATTTVGTTSNKCSLKNAHSRSPTENGLHSVKTKEEEESENGNSAYEFLHSSDIVESSKKTNNIYKDSKSFINELENTSCNEVGTGCSTLYKDNDICKKEQNGVSNKKNKISSNSFSYGSGYNTLVTGSSSSYNDDKDNYSMRNAFPKDGVNKNVYTRPRMDKWFYKNDEGKDAKAKKKKKKIKKKIKSDEEEDEKHYTYEIKDVHDVDENEIIKDEQSEAQQMQMHKDLPDGTGEAEENVDNNNNNNSDKDNDHNVDDDEEEENDDDDDDDDDDDDDDDDDDEEEDDDDDEEEENDDDNATFKKKTGTIKRISENTGTAYRNIEMNKINSIWMIRDKNNKIINVKWENKIFEKLFFETFENYVKKYINDYHPEWKQYPYNGSKITCIKHPYLNSIK; translated from the exons ATGGGTAGCAGCAGCCTACCAATGTCACAGCAGATGTACTTTAGTACGCACAATGCTTTAAGAATAAATGAAGAGAATGATGTAATTAGTAcgttattttatgaaataaatggGAATAGACATATAAGTTTGttaatatttcctttttatgaTGTGCAAATGTTAAAAcgattattaataaaaaaattaaatttaccAGGAGGAGTAAAAGTAAacgatataataatattttataaaggTATAAAACTACCAaattatagaataattaGTACATATTTAGATAATTCAAATaggagagaaaaaaaaaagaaaaaaagaataaataaattatattggGCAATAAAAGATACTAATCCAAATTCATCAATAAGAGTTATAGACAATAAAAGTTATCCatctttttttgaaaatattttaaatgatataaaattagcttttaaaaaaaatatatcaccCAAATTAACAATGGATGGGACTGGAGGAACATATTTACTAtttaatgcaaaaaaaaaagtatgctCTGTTTTCAAACCAATAGATGAAGAAGCATTTGCTCCATGTAACCCACGTGGTTATGAAGGGAAAATGTATCAAGAAGGATTTAGATCAGGTGTACTCTCAGGGGAAGGAGCAAGTAGAGAAATTGCAGCATATATCTTGGATAATaactataataattttagtaaTGTACCTTGTACTATTATGGTAGAGGCATGCAAcccatattttaataataaaagtaaatttaaatatattgataatgaaagtaatttaaaatggaaatgtGGATCCTTACAAGAATTTATAGATTCAAGAGAGAGTGTTGGAAATTATGACTTCAAACAATTTAGCATAAGagatatacataaaattgcTATTCTTGATATAAGAGTTATGAACTTGGATAGAAATGATGGTAATATTTTAGTATCCCCTTTAAAAAGTTTGAAAGATTCGTGTAATCAGTTCTTGTACaggaataataaatgtttcAGCACCAACGACGAGGACATCCTCAAGCGCATAGTCACCATAGATAAGAAGCCGTCGCg ATATAGCTTAATACCCATAGACCATGGGCTTATAATGCCCCACATAATGGATGTCGCGGAAATTGACCTG GTACCATTTGACGACGAAGAGCTGGAGGTTATATTTACATTCGACCCCGATAGGGATgctgaaaaaataagaaacaaattattaattagaGAAGACTGCATAAGGACCATGAGGGTGTGCACACGTCTTTTGCAAATAGGAGCAAGGATGCATTTGAATTTGCATGAAATTGCAAAAATAAGTACAAGAAAAAACATCGATGAGGAATCAATTCTGGAGCATTTAGTTAGGGACTCTATTATTCAA GCCTACCAGATGATGGACTGCACGTCTCTAATGAGTACGAACAGACTTGGGTACATCCTTGACCTGGCAGAGATTAagataaacaaaaagaagaaagtaaataaaacaaaaatgtcTGAAACTAATGATGAAAAAGTGAAAGTAGGTGAGGATTCGAATGAGCaaggaaaaaatgcaaatgCGCAGGAAAAGTCGAGTAGTTTCACTGCACAAATGAAATATGTATATCCAGataataatagcaacaatagtaataacaattgTAGTAGTAGCAATAATATGAAGGAATGTATCTGCACTTCAGTTAGTTTCAAGGATGTAAGAGAGGAATTACCATCAGAAGAAGACTCTTTTTCCAAAGATAAGCTATTAACAATGGTTTGCAGTGATGTAGATGTAAGTAGGAGCGATGATACAAATGGTCAAACCATTACTACGGTAGCAATTTCGACTGCGACTGGTGCTATAACTGCTACTACGACTGTTGGTACTACTTCCAATAAGtgttcattaaaaaatgcgCATTCTCGTAGTCCAACGGAAAATGGTTTACACAGCGTGAAAACAAAAGAAGAGGAGGAGAGTGAAAATGGAAATAGCGCATATGAGTTTTTGCACTCCTCAGATATAGTTGAATCAagcaaaaaaacaaataatatttacaagGATAGTAAATCGTTTATCAACGAATTAGAGAATACATCGTGTAATGAAGTAGGTACTGGGTGCAGTACATTATACAAAGATAATGATATATGTAAGAAAGAGCAAAATGGAGtaagtaacaaaaaaaataaaatttcatcTAATTCATTTAGCTATGGAAGTGGGTATAATACTCTTGTTACAGGTAGTTCAAGCTCATATAACGATGATAAGGATAATTATTCGATGAGGAATGCTTTTCCAAAGGATGgcgtaaataaaaatgtatatacccGTCCGAGAATGGATAAATGGTTTTATAAGAATGACGAAGGAAAAGATGCAAAagctaaaaaaaagaagaaaaaaataaaaaaaaaaataaaaagtgatgaagaagaggatgaaaaacattatacatatgaaaTAAAGGATGTTCATGATGTCGATGAAAATGAAATCATCAAGGATGAACAGAGCGAGGCACAGCAGATGCAGATGCACAAGGATTTACCGGACGGTACCGGTGAAGCGGAGGAAAATgttgataataataataataataacagtgaTAAGGATAATGATCACAATGTGGACGATGATGAGGAGGAAGAAAATGATGATgacgatgatgatgatgatgatgatgatgatgatgatgacgATGACGATGAGGAGGAAGACGATGATGACGATGAGGAGGAAGAAAATGATGATGACAATgctacttttaaaaaaaaaacaggtacaataaaaagaataagtgAAAATACTGGAACAGCATATAGAAATATagaaatgaacaaaataaattccaTTTGGATGATCagagataaaaataataaaataataaacgtaaaatgggaaaataaaattttcgaaaaacttttttttgaaacctttgaaaattatgtaaagaaatatattaatgattaTCACCCTGAATGGAAGCAGTATCCATACAATGGCTCAAAAATAACTTGCATAAAACATCCCTACTTAAACAGCATAAAATAG